Proteins found in one Campylobacter canadensis genomic segment:
- a CDS encoding UDP-N-acetylmuramate dehydrogenase translates to MIIDFSKYSSVNIGNKIEVAVLKEACKSDYYLIGLASNMLINNASNLAILDDKFAYIKDCKDYLEVGAKTKAYDLYKYAKKNDIANFEFLSSLPGQMGGLCKMNAGMKEFEIANYILELNIDGVWQGANFSYRCSDITGHIFAVKLKKENSFSLEKLELFKNMRANQPSGASFGSIFKNPQNYSAGYLIDKCNLKGFCIGGAKISEKHANFLINFNKASFDDAYSLIELCKEKVFKEFSIELIPEVVILK, encoded by the coding sequence ATGATAATTGATTTTTCAAAGTATTCAAGCGTAAATATTGGTAATAAGATTGAAGTCGCAGTCTTAAAAGAAGCTTGTAAGAGCGATTATTATTTAATAGGACTTGCTTCAAATATGCTAATAAATAATGCTAGTAATTTAGCAATTTTAGATGATAAGTTTGCTTATATTAAAGATTGTAAAGACTATTTAGAAGTAGGTGCAAAAACTAAGGCTTATGATTTATATAAATACGCTAAAAAGAATGATATTGCTAATTTTGAATTTTTAAGTTCATTACCAGGTCAAATGGGCGGACTTTGCAAAATGAATGCAGGAATGAAAGAATTTGAAATAGCTAATTATATCTTAGAACTTAATATTGATGGTGTGTGGCAAGGTGCTAATTTTTCATATAGGTGTAGTGATATTACAGGGCATATTTTTGCAGTAAAATTAAAAAAAGAAAATTCTTTTAGTTTAGAAAAGCTTGAACTTTTTAAAAATATGAGAGCAAATCAGCCAAGCGGAGCTAGTTTTGGTTCTATTTTTAAAAATCCGCAAAATTATAGTGCTGGGTATTTAATTGATAAATGCAATTTAAAAGGCTTTTGCATTGGTGGGGCTAAAATCAGTGAAAAACACGCTAATTTTTTAATTAATTTTAATAAGGCTAGTTTTGATGATGCTTATAGCTTAATTGAACTATGTAAAGAAAAAGTTTTTAAAGAATTTAGCATTGAGCTAATTCCTGAAGTTGTTATTTTAAAATAA